Within Kutzneria chonburiensis, the genomic segment ATCCCCGGCCCTGGCACAGGATCTCGGCCTTGCGGCAGAACTCCACGATCTGCCAGACGATCAGGAAGTAGCCGGGGAAGCCCAGGTCCTTGATCACCTTGAGCTCGTGCTCGATCTGTTGGTACGCCTTGGGATTCGTGCTCGGCGAGCCGTACTTCTTGCGCGCCCCGCGCATCGTCAGCAGGCGCAGGTAGCTGTCCTCGCTGTGGCCCGGCTGCACCGGGAACGGCGGCAACTTCGGGGCCAGCAGGTCGAGATCGAACGCGCACTGCACGGCCAGGATCGCCGCGTTGTGCACCGCCTCCGGGTAGCGGTGGAAGCGGTGCATCATCTCCTCACCCGTGCGCAGATGCGCCGCGCTCGACGCCGGCAGCCAGCCGGCCATCTCGTCCAGGCTGCGCCGGGCCCGCACCGCCGCCAGCGCACCGGCCAGGCGATTCCGGTCCTGCGTGGCGAAGTGCACGTTGTTCGTGGCCAGGTACTGGACTCCGTGCTCCTTGGCCAGCTCCACCAGCAGGTCGTTGCGGACCGTGTCCTCGGCCAGGCCGTGGTCGGTCAGCTCCACGAACACGTTCCTCTTGCCGAACAACGAGATCAGCCGCTTCAGCTCACGCTCCGCACCCGCCCGCCCCTCGTGTGCGAGCGCCGTGCGCACGGTTCCCTTGCGGCAGCCCGTAAGCACCGCCCAGTTGTCGTTCGCCTCGGCCGCCACTTCGTTCAGGTCGTAGACCGGACGGCCTTTCTCCTTGCCGTCCAGCTGCGCCTTGGTGATCGCCCGACACAGCGCCGCGTAGCCCTCCGGGTTTCGGGCCAGCACCAGCAGGTGGTTGCCTTCCGGGTCGGCGATCCCGTTCTGCGGCATGGACAAGCCGAGGCTCAGCTCCGAGCCGAACACCGTCCGGATGCCCACCTCCTTGGCCGCCTCGGCAAACCTGATCACCCCGTACATGCCGTCGTGGTCGGTCAGCGCGATCGCGTCCAGCCGCATCCGCCCCGCCGCCTCGATCAGCTCTTCCGGGTGGCTCGCCCCGTCCAGGAAGCTGAAGTTGGAATGGCAGTGCAGTTCCGCGTACGGGATGCGCTTCTCGTCCCCGTACACCGTCGTCTCCGGCGACAGCTGCGCCGGCATGTCCCCCGGCTTCTCGTACCCGTCCCGCTTCCGGCTGTAGCCCGGGGCGTCCCCGCCGTCCGGGATCACCCCGGGACGGCCCGAGAGGGTACGTTCGAGGTCGCGCCAGCGAATCGGTGGATTGTTCCAGCCCATGCCGTGCGCCTCCTTTAGAACTTGTGTTCGACTATGCTTCCCCGGACTGGCCATGTCAAGCCGGCCTACGCAGCGAAACCCCAGGTAGCGCCGCCGCGTGCCGCATAATCGGGCGCGAGGCCGTGTTCAGCGGCAGCGCAACCGCCTGATGATCACCGCAGGTCAGCGGCGTTTTTGCGCGGAAGGGGCGATTTTCCCGTCCAGTACTGGGAAAATGGGTCGGTGGAACGAGCGAACGACCCCCTGCCGATCACCGTGGCCACGGAGGACGGCGCCGCGCTGTCCGGTCTCACCGAGCCCGAGCTGCGCGCCCTGATGGCGCGGCTCGGCGGCGCCGGCGACCGGTTCGCGGTGGCGGAGCGGGAACCCGGCGTGTACCTGCAGACCTGGCGCGAGGCGGACAGCCCGTTCCTGATCGAGCGGCGGGACGGCGAGGACCTGTGGACCGAGCTGGACGAACCCGCTGACGTGACGGAACTCTTCGTGGCCTGGGCCACCGGCGCGGCCTGGCCGCGGGACTACGGCTGGCAGTCGGCCGCGGTGCCCGAAGGGGCGGAGTCGTAGGCCGTCAAGCAAAACCCGCTATCCACTGTGGACCCTGATCAGTGCGCGGCGACCCACCCGAACACCAGGCTGCCGGCCGCGCCCTGGTCGTCACCGGCCCAGAACTCGGTCCACAGCACCACGAACTCCTCACGGGACAGGTGACCGTCACCGTTGCCGTCGAGGATCGGGAAGATGTGGTCGGTGTCGGTGGTCCGCCCGGTCCAGGCCTCGATCGCCTGCCGGTACTCGGCCGCCGAGATCTCCCCGTCGCCGTTCTCGTCGACCGCGTCGAACATCGCGTCGGCCGTGGCGCCGACGGTCTCCGGCCGCCCGGGCAGCTCGTCCACCACGAGCAGCACCTCGTCCAGCGAGACCTTGCCGTCCCGGTTGCGGTCCGACGCGGCCAGCAGCGCCTGCCACCAGCCCATCATGACCCCGGTCAGCTTCTCGTGCCCCTCGGTGCCCGGCGCCCAGCCACGGATCGCGGTCCAGCGGTCGGTCAGGGCCCGGAAGTCCCCTTCGGTCAGGAATCCGTCTCCGTCGACGTCCATGGCGTTGAAGACGCCGGCGACCTTGCGGCGTTGGAAGTCGCTCGACATGGGATCCAGGCTGGCATTCGCGGTCGCCCCGAACAATCGCCCGATTGTGGCGAGTGGACGGTTATCTTCGAGGGTGTGCTGTCGCGTGCCCTGACCGAGTCCAGCCTCCGCCCACTGCCGGCCGGCGCCGCGGAACTACTGCGCGAACTCGACGCCCCGCCCCGACTGGCGGCCCATCTCCGCGCCGTGCACGATGTCGCGGCCCAACTCGTCGACTGGTTCGACGGCCGGCTGGAGCTCGACGCCGACGCCGTGCTCTTCGGCGCCGCCACCCACGACATCGGCAAGGTCATCCACCGCGACGAGCTGTCCGGCCCCGGCCACCGCCACGAGCCGGCCGGCCGTGATCTCCTGCTCTCCCACGGCATTCCGGCTCAGCTGGCCCGCTTCGCGGCCAATCACGCCTCGTGGGCCGCGCCCGACATCACCGCCGAGGACCTGGTGGTCAGCCTGGCCGACAAGATCTGGAAGGCCAAACGCGTCCCCGACCTGGAGGAGCTCGTCGTCGCCCGGCTGCCCGGCGAACCGTGGCAGGCGTTCCTCGAGCTGGACGACGAACTCACCCGCATCGCCGCGACGGCCGACCACCGGCTGGCCTTCCAGTCGGCGTTCCCGGTCTAGAGATCCCACTCGGTCGAACGGCGCGGGGCGGGGATCAGCTGCGCGAACTCCTGGGCCGACCACGGCGGCAGGGCGGGTTGGCGGGTGGGCCACGCGGGCTCGGTGAACCACGGGTCGCGCTGCGCGTCCCAGGAGGTGGTCTCCCACTGGTCGTCGCTCATCTAGTCGTACACCCCTTCCACCGCCCACGCCCGGCCCTCGCGGACCAGCAGCAGCGCGGTCTGTTCGACTCCGTCCAGCAGCACCTGGAGCCGGGCCCGGCGACGGACACCGCCCCGCTCCCACCAGCCCTCCTCAACGGCCCACGGCCCGGCCCACGCCACCACGGGCCGCGCCGGCCCGCCGGCAACGGACACGGCGGCCGGCCGGCCGGTGAGGCGGTGCCGCCCGCTGACGCCGACCGGGGCCGCCGAGGCGTCGAGCACCTCGGCGGCCACCGGGTCGGCCGGCACGGTCGCCGGGGACGGCGACGGCAGCCGGCCCGGCCACGGTGCATCCGGATCGGCGCCGGGCAGGCGTTCCTCGCCCCACGGCACGTACCGGACCCGGTCCGATGGCCCGCGTCCGCCACCGAGCACACCGGTGACAACGCCATCGGGACCGAGCAGCCCCTGCACCCTGACCAAGGCCCGGCTGGCCCGCTCGGCCCCGGTTCCCGGATCCTCCCTGCCCCCGTGCCACAGCCCCAGCTGCAGCGCGGTGGCGTCGACCACCTCGACGGGGTCGAGCCACAACTTGGTGATGCCGGCGCTGGGCCGGCTGCCGGGCGCCGCGCGCAGCCAGCCGTCGAGCTGCCAGCGCACCCGGTCGGCGATGCCGGTGGGGGTGAGCGGCTCGGCGCAACGCCACACCCGCCCCAGCTCCTCACCGTTGTCCGTGCTCGCGTGGACGCCGAGCCGAGTGCAGGCCAGCCCCCGAGCCGCGAGTTTCTCGTGCAGCTGCTCCGCCAGCGCGCGCCCGGCGAACGCAGCAGCGTCCACGCGGTCTAGCGGCGGGTCGGGTGAATGCGTTACCGAAAGCTCCGGTGGCGTTCGTCTCCTGGCCGGCGGCCGTTCCTCCAGGCCACGGGCCAGCCGGTGGGTGGCAACCGCGTCCGCGCCGAAGCGGGAGGCCACGTCGCGCTCGCTCAACGCCGCGTACGCCCCGAGGGTGCGCAGGCCCAGCCGGCGCAGCAGGTCGACGAAGTCGGCACGGTCGGGGCCGCCGGGCGGGCTGAGCTCCATGGCGCTCAACGGGGCCAGGAACTCCGCACTGCCGCCGGCCGGCACGATCTGCCCGCGCCGGGCCGCCAGCGTCGCCGCGAACAGGCCGTCGGCCACGCCGACCTGACACTCCAGGTCGCACTCGGCCGCCACCTGGTCGATCAGCCGCTCGGCCACCGTCTCCTCGGAGCCGTAGTAGCGGGCCGGGCCGCGCACCGGCAGCGCCACGATGCCCGGGCGCACCACCTCGATGCCCGTGGCCAGCTTCTCCACCGCCGCCGCCACCGGCTCGAACATCCGGGCGTCACGGGCCGGGTCTTCCTCGAACACCGCCAACTCCGGGCACCGCCCCTGCGCACTGCGCTTGCGATCGCCGCGCCGGATGCCCTCCCCGCGGGCCACCGCCGAGCAGGCGATGACCCGGTTGTTGGCCAGTACCGCCGCCGGCCGGTGCGAGGGCAGGCCGGCCGACTTGGCCGCCGCCAACACCGGCCAGTCCGGGCACCAGAGCACCAGCGTGCGCACGGCCGTCACGAGACCACCTGCCGTAGCCGCGGTTTGCCGACGGCCGGCGCGTCAGGCACCGGCCGAAGCGTGGGCGTGGGCAGGGAGATCGCGCCGCCGGGAAAGGTGAGCCGCACCTGATTGCCACGGGCGGCGGCGCCGCGACCGTGGGAGCGGACGATGAGTTCACGGTTGCGCAGGAAGCCGTGGCCGTCGGCAAGGCCGGACCAGCGGTCTACGCCGTTGAGTTCGAGGTCAGCCCCGGGCCAGGCGCCGACGGGGATGAGCACGGAGCCACGGTGGCGGGCCCGGGCGGAGAGCCTGCGGGCTTCGGCCGGGCGGGGCTGCTTGGCCACGGCGACAAGATCGACGCCGTCGAGCAGGGCGGCGGTCACCGAGACGAGTTCGGCGCCGGGGGCGGGCACGAGGGCCAGGCGGTGCACGACCACGCCCAGCTCGTCGGCGGCCACCAGGCCGAGATCGGGCATGCCGACCACGGCGGCCCAGGAGCCTTCGGCCGTGGCGGCGGCCAGCAGCGCGAACAACAGCGTGGTGGACCCGCGCACCACCACGGTGCTCCCGCGCCGCAGGCCGCCCCACGGCAACAGGCCGGCCAGTCCGTCCAGGACCGGCAGCGCCTTCTCCACCGGCGCCTGGGTCAGCTCGTTGGCTGCGCTCACCCCGTTGAGCGTGGTCAACGACGCCGTTGCCGACCCGGACACCAGCCACCTCCTCGCCCACTGTCACGGCCGCGTGCGCACCCCTGCACCTGCGGCCCGCCGTGGGGAAGACGGCGGTTTCGGAGCTGGCCGGACCCCGATCCGGACCACCTCCTGATTCGAACTCACGTTCGAACCGATGAGCTAAGTCAACACCACCGCGGCCGGGCCGTCAAGCGGCGGGGACACGCCTATGGGGTGATCATCCACTCACCCTTGAGTGACCTGGAGCACACTGATTGCAGGACATCCGAGTGGGAGGTCGTGATGGCAATGGAGCCCACACCGACGACGACGAGGAACACCTGGAACGACACGCTGGCGGGCTACCGCCGGCACGCCGCCGAGGTGCTCACCACGCACCAGTGCACGGACGCCAGCTGCGCGGTCTGCGGCCAGCAATGGCCCTGCACGGCCGCCTGCGCGGCGGAGTTCGTGCTGGAGCTCCGAGACATGTGAAGGGACCCTTCCTGACGTTGGACGTCAGGAAGGGTCCCTTCCAAGCACCATGCCTCAGTGCGCGAAGTGGCGCGTGCCCGTGAGGTAGAGGGAGATGCCGGCGGCTTCGGCGGCGGCGATGACCTCGGCGTCACGGACGGAGCCGCCGGGCTGGACGACGGCCTTCACACCGGCGTCGAGCAGCACCTGGAGGCCGTCCGGGAACGGGAAGAAGGCATCGGACGCGGCCACGGAGCCCTTGGCGCGGTCACCGGCCCGGGCGACGGCCAGGCGGGCGGCGTCGACGCGGTTGACCTGGCCCATGCCGGCACCGACGGTGGCACCGGCGTGGGCGAGCAGGATGGCGTTGGACTTCACGGCCCGGCACGCCCGCCACGCGAAGTGCAGGTCGGCCAGCACGTCCTCGGCCACGGCGGGACCGGTGGCCAGGGTCCACTTGGCCGGGTCGTCGCCGTCCGCCTCGATGGTGTCGACGGTCTGCATGAGCAGCCCGCCGGACACGGCCCGGAACTCGGCGCCGCCGCGCACCGGCGGCTGAGCGACCAGAATCCGGACATTCTTCTTGCGGGCCAACACGTCCACCGCACCGTCCGCATAGGACGGCGCGACGATGACCTCGGTGAAGATCTCCGCGACCTGCTCGGCCATCTCCACGGTGACCTCGCGGTTGGCCGCGATCACGCCGCCGAAGGCGCTGACCGGGTCGCAGGCGTGGGCCTTGCGGTGGGCGTCGGCGATGTCCTCGGCCACGGCGATGCCACACGGGTTGGCGTGCTTGATGATCGCCACGCACGCGGCGGTGTGGTCATGGGCGGCGCGCCACGCGGCGTCGGCGTCCACGTAGTTGTTGTACGACATCTCCTTGCCGTGCAACTGCTCCGCCGTGGCCAGCCCGCCCCGCCCGTGGCTGGAGACGTACAGCGCGGCCTTCTGGTGCGGGTTCTCGCCGTACCGCAGCACGTTGGACCGGTCCCAGGTGGCGCCGACCCAGCCCGGGAAGCCCGAGCCTTCATCGTCGGGGGCGAGCACGCTGCCCATCCAGGACGCCACGGCGACGTCGTAGGAGGCGGTGTGCCGGTACGCGGCGGCGGCCAGCCGCTGCCGGTCGGCCAGCGTGAAGCCGCCGGCCTTGACGTTGTCCAGCACCCACTCGTAGCGGGCAGGGTCGACCACGACGGCGACGCTGGGGTGGTTCTTGGCCGCGGCCCGCACCATGGCCGGCCCGCCGATGTCGATCTGCTCGACGCACTCGTCCGGGCTCGCGCCGGAGGCCACGGTCTGGGTGAACGGGTACAGGTTCACCACGAGCAGGTCGAACGCGGCGATGCCGAGCTCGTCGAGCTGCCGCAGGTGGTCCGGCTTGCGGGTGTCGGCCAGCAGGCCGGCGTGCACGCTCGGGTGCAGCGTCTTGACCCGGCCCTCCAGCGACTCGGGGAAACCGGTCACCTGCTCGACCGGCACCACCGGCACGCCCGCGTCGGCGATCGCCTTGGCGGTGCCGCCGGTGGACACGATCTCCACCCCGGCCTCGTGCAACCCGGTGGCCAGCTCCAGCAGTCCGGCCTTGTCCGAAACGCCGATCAGCGCGCGGCGCACGGGACGGCGCTGCGCGGTTCCTGCCTCGGTCACGGGATGCTCACCTTTCGTCCGTCAAGGGTCCAGCCCTCACGGGCCAGTCGGGCGACCACGTCGACCAGCAGTCGCCGCTCCACCTTCTTGATGCGTTCGTGCAACGTGGCCTCGTCGTCGCCGGGTTCGACCGGCACGGCCTCCTGGGCCACCACCGGCCCGGTGTCCACGCCGTTGTCCACCAGGAACACCGTGCAGCCGGTGACCCGCACGCCGTAGGCCAGCGCGTCGCGCACGGCGTGCGCGCCGGGGAAGGCCGGGGACAGGGCCGGGTGCGAGTTGATGATGCGGTCGCCGAAGCGGCCCATGAACTCCTCGCCGAACAGCTTCATGAAGCCGGCGGTCACCAGCAGGTCCGGCTTCAGCGTGCCGACCAGGTCGGCCACCGCCCGGTCCCAGGTCGGCCGGTCCGGGAAGTCGCGCAGTTTCAGGACATGCGTGGGCACGCCGGCACGCTCGGCGCGGGCCAGCCCCTCGATGCCGACCCGGTCGGCGACGACGGCCACGATGTCCGCCGGGTAGTCGTCGGTCGCGGCGGCGTCCAGCAGGGCCTGCAACAGGGTGCCGGAACCGGAGACGAACACGACGACGCGGGCGCGATGCAGAGTGCTCAGGGTCTTCTCCTGGCGAGCCGGGTCACGGTCGAGGCCAGCGTAAGTGGTCGGGTTCGCGGGCTCACGCCCAGGTCCGGCTACTTGTGGTCGGGCTGCGCCGTCGAGTGATCCTCATCGCCGTCGGCCTCGTCGCTCTTGTTCCCGGCCGCGTCCTCGGCGGCCAGCTCGGCGTCGGCCTCGGCCTCCAGCTCGGCCACGATGTCGTCCTCGAACTCGGTCTCCTCGAGGTCCTCGTCGAGCTCCTCGTAGTCCTCGTCATCGGCCAGGTCCTCGTCGTCGACCTCGCCGGGGTCGTACTCGTAGCTCTCGGCCTCGTCGTCGAGGTCGTCGTCGTAGTCGTCTTCGACGTCGTCGAGTTCGTCGGCTTCGAGTTCCTCGTCGGCGACCGCGTCTTCCGAATCGGTTTCGGGTTCGGTGTCGGCGCCGGTCTCGGTGCTGGCCTCGGGATCGGTCTCAGGTTCGGTCTCAGGTTCCGGCACGAGTTCTGGCTCGGGTTGCTGGCTCGGTGAGCCGGTCACGGGTACCGGACGCACATTCCGCGCCGGTTTCGGGCCCGCGAGCATGGCCACCAGCCCGGCCGGGATCAGCACCCAGCCCAACGCCACCGCGCCGACCAGGCCGGCCGGCACCGTGACCGGGCTGAACGCACCGCCGCCGAGCCGTCCGCCGGTCAGCGCCGCCAGCAGGAACGCCGTCGCACCGACCACAGCCGCCGCGACGGCGACACCGCGCAGCCGGCCCAGTGGGCGTGGCGCGATCCGGCGGCAGGCCCAGCCCAGGAACACTCCCACCACCAGCGGCGCGATCATCAGGCCGAGCAGCATGCGGCTCTGGTGCTCGGGGACCGCGGCGAACAGCGGCACCGCCGGCGTCTTGGTGATGGTCAGGTGCAGCGGCGTCACCGAGAACGTGCCCATGGTGAAGCCCGGGCCCATGGCAAAGGCCAGTGCGCCCACGATCGCGTTGGGCAGGTACGCCACCGTCAGCAGGAACATGCCGAACTCGCTGCCCAGCTCGGAGCCGGTCTGCTCGAACACGGCCGTCGCCGTCGTCCAGTGCGTGACCAGGCCGAAGGCCAGCACCAGCGCACCGGCCGCGGACATCGCCGCCACGCCGATCGCCCCGGCCCGCAGGCCGCGCACCACCACCGGGTCCACACGCGACAGTGCCGCGTCCAGCAGGCAGCAGCGCCGCACCACGCCGATCGTCGCCGCCAGCGCCGACACCGCGCCGCAGCCGAAGAACGCCGCCGGCGGGCTCACCGTCAGCGGTCCGCCGCGCAGCACCAGCGCGATCGTCATGCCCACGATGGCGTGCGCACCGGCGATCGGGAACACCACCAGCCGCGCCTGCGACGGCTCGTGCAGGTGCAGCCGCCCCGCCGCGCGTGACGCCGAGCGGGCGACAAGCAGCATCAGCAGCGCCGTCGGCAGCAGCGGCAGCACCGCGAACGAGTGCGTGCCCAGTCCCAGCGGCACGTGGTGCGCCGCCAGCCAGCCCGGGATCGCCGCGAGCAGCACGCCGGACACCGTGAGCTGGATGTTGGACGCCGTGGCCACCACCACCGCGAGCACCGTCGCGACCACCGCGTAGCCGCCGACGATCGGGGCGAACGCCGCGTAGGCCAGCACGCGCACCCGCGCCTGACGGGACCGCGCCGGACGCCGTGCGGGCGTCACGGGCCGGCGTTGCGTGGACTGAAGAACCGGCACGGTCACACTGTGGCAGACCTGCTGAGCAGCCCCCGCGACCGCCACGCAGTATCTTTGGCGCCGCCTCCGGCGTCGCGGCTCGGCGCTGTGCTTATGCCGGCGGGGCCGAGCGGGGGGCCTGGATGCAGTGAAGGGGCCCTTCCTGACGTTCAACGTCAGGAAGGGCCCCTTCCAAGCGTGGGGGTCAGCCCTGCGGCGGAGCCGCGAACAGCGGGTGGGCGGTGGGAGTTAACTCTGCGGCGGGGCGGTGAAGCCGCTGGGCGGCGTGCCCGGCTGCTGCTGACCTGGCTGGCCGGGCTGCTGGGGCGGGGCCGGCTGGCTGAACTGGCCGGGGTGGGACATGAACTGGGTCGGCTGCGGGGCCGGGGCCTGCTGCTGCGGCGCGCCGAACTGGCCGCCGGGCTGCTGAGGCTGCTGCTGGCCCGGCTGCTGCTGGGGCTGCGGCACGACCTGGGTGGCCTGGCCGAAGCCGGGCTGGGCGAACGGACCGCCGGGCTGACCGGGCTGGGGCTGCGGGAAGCCGCCGGTCTGCGGGCTCCACTGCCCGGGCTGCGGCTGCTGGAACGGCTTGGGCGCGGGGGCGGTGATGATGCCGGCCTCGACCAGGTAGCCGCCGACGGCCGCGGCGGCGGTCAGCACGCCGAGGATGAGCAACAGGTACGCGCCGAACGCCGTGAGGCTGGCGGTGAACACGGTGAACAGCAGCGGCAGCGTGACCGCCACGGCGACGAGGCCGGGCAGGATGCCGGGCTTGGCCGGCTTGCCGGGCAGCAGCACCTGGGCCGACAGGCCACCGGCGAGCAGGTAGAGCGCGGGGATCCAGCCGTAGCCGATCGCGTAGGCGGACGCCGCCGGGGCGAACGAGAAGAAGCCGGCCACCAGGACAAGCACGGACAGTCCCGCGGCGGCCATGTGCAGGAGCTTGTCCAGCTCCTGGGTCGCCGCCGGCCTGGCCGGGGTCGGTGCCGGACCACCGGATGGGAAGGTCATGGTTGTGCTCTCCTCGGGTCTGGACAGCGCGTCGGTGAAAACGCTATCGGATTCACTCGGTAGGACGTACGCCACCCACCGTGGGTTCTCCAGGACGGCTGAGAACACACTGTGGAAAAAGGCCCCGGGAACAGCGGGGGGCTGAGCCGGGCGCACCGGGAAACCCGCGAACGGACGGGAGTGCCCCGAACACGGTCGGCTCAAACCAGGAAACGCGCAAAAAAACGGGGCGGCCCGCACGAAGCGGACCGCCCCACGAAACCAAGGCCTCAGAGCGCGGCGATGATGTCCCGCATCAGCTGGGCGGTCTCGGACGGCGTCTTGCCGACCTTGACGCCGGCGGCCTCGAGGGCCTCCTTCTTGGCCGCCGCGGTGCCGGCCGAGCCGGACACGATCGCGCCGGCGTGGCCCATGGTCTTGCCCTCGGGCGCGGTGAAGCCGGCCACGTAGCCGACGACCGGCTTGGTGACGTTGGCCTTGATGTAGGCCGCGGCTCGCTCCTCGGCGTCGCCGCCGATCTCGCCGATCATCACGATCGCCGCGGTCTCGGGGTCGTTCTGGAACGCCTCGAGCGCGTCGATGTGGGTGGTGCCGATGACCGGGTCGCCGCCGATGCCGATGGCGCTGGAGAAGCCGAACTCCCGCAGCTCGTACATCATCTGGTAGGTCAGGGTGCCGGACTTGGACACCAGACCGATCTTGCCGGGGCCGGCGATGTCGGCCGGGATGATGCCGGCGTTGGACTTGCCGGGGCTGATGATGCCGGGGCAGTTCGGGCCGATGATCCGGGTCTTGTTGCCGGTGGCCACGGCGTGCGCCCAGAACACGGCGGTGTCGTGCACCGGGATGCCCTCGGTGATCACGACGGCCAGGCCGATCTGCGCGTCGATGGCCTCGATCACGGCGGCCTTGGTGAAGGCCGGCGGCACGAAGACCACGGTGACGTCGGCGCCGGTGGCCTCGATGGCCTCGGCGACCGTGCCGAAGACCGGCACGACCTGGCCGTCGAAGTCAACCTTCTCGCCGGCCTTGCGCGGGTTCACGCCGCCGACGATGTTGGTGCCCGAGGCCAGCATGCGCCTGGTGTGCTTCATGCCCTCGGAGCCGGTCATGCCCTGGACGATGACCTTGCTGTCCGCGGTGAGGAAGATAGCCATCGGTCACACCCCCGCAGCCGCGAGCTCGGCGGCCTTGTCAGCCGCGTTGTCCATCGTGTCCACCACGGTCACCAGCGGGTGGTTCGCC encodes:
- a CDS encoding EF-hand domain-containing protein codes for the protein MSSDFQRRKVAGVFNAMDVDGDGFLTEGDFRALTDRWTAIRGWAPGTEGHEKLTGVMMGWWQALLAASDRNRDGKVSLDEVLLVVDELPGRPETVGATADAMFDAVDENGDGEISAAEYRQAIEAWTGRTTDTDHIFPILDGNGDGHLSREEFVVLWTEFWAGDDQGAAGSLVFGWVAAH
- a CDS encoding HD domain-containing protein — its product is MLSRALTESSLRPLPAGAAELLRELDAPPRLAAHLRAVHDVAAQLVDWFDGRLELDADAVLFGAATHDIGKVIHRDELSGPGHRHEPAGRDLLLSHGIPAQLARFAANHASWAAPDITAEDLVVSLADKIWKAKRVPDLEELVVARLPGEPWQAFLELDDELTRIAATADHRLAFQSAFPV
- a CDS encoding DNA polymerase Y family protein encodes the protein MTAVRTLVLWCPDWPVLAAAKSAGLPSHRPAAVLANNRVIACSAVARGEGIRRGDRKRSAQGRCPELAVFEEDPARDARMFEPVAAAVEKLATGIEVVRPGIVALPVRGPARYYGSEETVAERLIDQVAAECDLECQVGVADGLFAATLAARRGQIVPAGGSAEFLAPLSAMELSPPGGPDRADFVDLLRRLGLRTLGAYAALSERDVASRFGADAVATHRLARGLEERPPARRRTPPELSVTHSPDPPLDRVDAAAFAGRALAEQLHEKLAARGLACTRLGVHASTDNGEELGRVWRCAEPLTPTGIADRVRWQLDGWLRAAPGSRPSAGITKLWLDPVEVVDATALQLGLWHGGREDPGTGAERASRALVRVQGLLGPDGVVTGVLGGGRGPSDRVRYVPWGEERLPGADPDAPWPGRLPSPSPATVPADPVAAEVLDASAAPVGVSGRHRLTGRPAAVSVAGGPARPVVAWAGPWAVEEGWWERGGVRRRARLQVLLDGVEQTALLLVREGRAWAVEGVYD
- the purH gene encoding bifunctional phosphoribosylaminoimidazolecarboxamide formyltransferase/IMP cyclohydrolase, which encodes MTEAGTAQRRPVRRALIGVSDKAGLLELATGLHEAGVEIVSTGGTAKAIADAGVPVVPVEQVTGFPESLEGRVKTLHPSVHAGLLADTRKPDHLRQLDELGIAAFDLLVVNLYPFTQTVASGASPDECVEQIDIGGPAMVRAAAKNHPSVAVVVDPARYEWVLDNVKAGGFTLADRQRLAAAAYRHTASYDVAVASWMGSVLAPDDEGSGFPGWVGATWDRSNVLRYGENPHQKAALYVSSHGRGGLATAEQLHGKEMSYNNYVDADAAWRAAHDHTAACVAIIKHANPCGIAVAEDIADAHRKAHACDPVSAFGGVIAANREVTVEMAEQVAEIFTEVIVAPSYADGAVDVLARKKNVRILVAQPPVRGGAEFRAVSGGLLMQTVDTIEADGDDPAKWTLATGPAVAEDVLADLHFAWRACRAVKSNAILLAHAGATVGAGMGQVNRVDAARLAVARAGDRAKGSVAASDAFFPFPDGLQVLLDAGVKAVVQPGGSVRDAEVIAAAEAAGISLYLTGTRHFAH
- the purN gene encoding phosphoribosylglycinamide formyltransferase produces the protein MFVSGSGTLLQALLDAAATDDYPADIVAVVADRVGIEGLARAERAGVPTHVLKLRDFPDRPTWDRAVADLVGTLKPDLLVTAGFMKLFGEEFMGRFGDRIINSHPALSPAFPGAHAVRDALAYGVRVTGCTVFLVDNGVDTGPVVAQEAVPVEPGDDEATLHERIKKVERRLLVDVVARLAREGWTLDGRKVSIP
- a CDS encoding DUF6350 family protein, which translates into the protein MPVLQSTQRRPVTPARRPARSRQARVRVLAYAAFAPIVGGYAVVATVLAVVVATASNIQLTVSGVLLAAIPGWLAAHHVPLGLGTHSFAVLPLLPTALLMLLVARSASRAAGRLHLHEPSQARLVVFPIAGAHAIVGMTIALVLRGGPLTVSPPAAFFGCGAVSALAATIGVVRRCCLLDAALSRVDPVVVRGLRAGAIGVAAMSAAGALVLAFGLVTHWTTATAVFEQTGSELGSEFGMFLLTVAYLPNAIVGALAFAMGPGFTMGTFSVTPLHLTITKTPAVPLFAAVPEHQSRMLLGLMIAPLVVGVFLGWACRRIAPRPLGRLRGVAVAAAVVGATAFLLAALTGGRLGGGAFSPVTVPAGLVGAVALGWVLIPAGLVAMLAGPKPARNVRPVPVTGSPSQQPEPELVPEPETEPETDPEASTETGADTEPETDSEDAVADEELEADELDDVEDDYDDDLDDEAESYEYDPGEVDDEDLADDEDYEELDEDLEETEFEDDIVAELEAEADAELAAEDAAGNKSDEADGDEDHSTAQPDHK
- a CDS encoding DUF5336 domain-containing protein, which codes for MTFPSGGPAPTPARPAATQELDKLLHMAAAGLSVLVLVAGFFSFAPAASAYAIGYGWIPALYLLAGGLSAQVLLPGKPAKPGILPGLVAVAVTLPLLFTVFTASLTAFGAYLLLILGVLTAAAAVGGYLVEAGIITAPAPKPFQQPQPGQWSPQTGGFPQPQPGQPGGPFAQPGFGQATQVVPQPQQQPGQQQPQQPGGQFGAPQQQAPAPQPTQFMSHPGQFSQPAPPQQPGQPGQQQPGTPPSGFTAPPQS
- the sucD gene encoding succinate--CoA ligase subunit alpha gives rise to the protein MAIFLTADSKVIVQGMTGSEGMKHTRRMLASGTNIVGGVNPRKAGEKVDFDGQVVPVFGTVAEAIEATGADVTVVFVPPAFTKAAVIEAIDAQIGLAVVITEGIPVHDTAVFWAHAVATGNKTRIIGPNCPGIISPGKSNAGIIPADIAGPGKIGLVSKSGTLTYQMMYELREFGFSSAIGIGGDPVIGTTHIDALEAFQNDPETAAIVMIGEIGGDAEERAAAYIKANVTKPVVGYVAGFTAPEGKTMGHAGAIVSGSAGTAAAKKEALEAAGVKVGKTPSETAQLMRDIIAAL